The following proteins are encoded in a genomic region of Gemmatimonadaceae bacterium:
- a CDS encoding matrixin family metalloprotease yields the protein MSHLRSLLTYMMCTVGVSLPSALEAQDDGAAAYSVSAIHFAMPFTQPAQTLMTAATVRLPLDYDLDLATAPAAPSYLPELLVARDSVVRRWVDRTDDPIRVWVQGARALEGWDAAFPEMAHQALREWTTVGLPVRFSVVTDSAAAEIHVLWTERLGQDESGRTVWWSTSKGWISRARVTLSTHASDGLPQTPRALRAVALHELGHALGLSHTSDARNIMAPWVEVAELSDADRSTAVQLYQLQAGRVVAGADETSRMETGGRQRRDTTARNGTPE from the coding sequence ATGTCCCATTTGCGTTCGCTGCTGACGTACATGATGTGCACTGTCGGCGTCAGCCTGCCGTCAGCGCTGGAGGCGCAGGACGATGGTGCGGCGGCGTACTCGGTCTCGGCGATTCACTTCGCGATGCCGTTCACGCAGCCGGCCCAGACGCTGATGACCGCGGCGACGGTTCGGCTGCCGCTGGACTACGACCTGGACCTGGCCACGGCGCCGGCTGCGCCAAGTTACCTGCCGGAACTGCTCGTGGCGCGTGACTCGGTGGTGCGGCGCTGGGTGGACCGCACCGACGACCCGATCCGTGTCTGGGTGCAGGGCGCGCGGGCGCTGGAGGGCTGGGATGCCGCCTTCCCCGAGATGGCACACCAGGCGCTGCGCGAGTGGACGACGGTGGGGCTGCCGGTCCGCTTCTCGGTCGTCACGGACTCGGCGGCGGCGGAAATTCACGTGCTCTGGACCGAGCGCCTGGGCCAGGACGAAAGCGGCCGCACGGTCTGGTGGAGCACGTCGAAGGGCTGGATCAGCCGCGCGCGCGTGACACTCAGCACGCACGCCAGCGACGGGCTGCCGCAGACCCCGCGCGCACTCCGCGCCGTGGCCCTGCACGAGCTGGGGCACGCACTCGGACTCTCACACACCAGCGATGCCCGAAACATCATGGCGCCCTGGGTGGAGGTGGCCGAACTGAGTGATGCCGACCGCTCGACGGCGGTTCAGCTCTACCAGCTCCAGGCCGGCCGGGTGGTGGCCGGCGCGGACGAAACGTCCCGCATGGAAACCGGCGGCCGGCAGCGCCGCGACACGACCGCACGGAACGGGACCCCCGAGTAG
- a CDS encoding acetoacetate--CoA ligase, whose translation MTAVWTPDPRHAAHSQLARFHHLMRAAHGAAAVGDDYAHLHTWSVRERGTFWRELSRLCDVSATAIEGRDPFSPAGTGLDHMAPPTQDGGPHWFPNARLNYAEHLVKHRDRGTALVAWTERGWTRSWTYEELFADVSRITQGLRAIGVRKGDRVAAFMPNVGETIIAMIATTALGAVWTSCSPDFGNRGVIDRFGQVTPKVLITTDGYRYGGKVFETLTRACEIRDALPSVEHLVVVPYVKAEPSLRGIDDAVAWRDLGRDEPPDLFPVTRVPFEHPLFIMYSSGTTGLPKCLVHGHGGTLLQHFKEHVLHGDLRRSSRIFYYTTCGWMMWNWLASALAVGATVVLYDGAPMPPAESDILWRLAAEEKLTHFGTSAKFLAMAEKVGHQPSTGHDLDALEVIYSTGSPLAGHSYDWVRDTISPEVRLSSISGGTDILSCFALGAPTLPVHRGELQCLGLGMAVEVWDGDGTPVIGMPGELVCTRPFPSMPVCFWDDADGARYRAAYFGHYDGAWRHGDWAQRTPHHGLVILGRSDATLNPGGVRIGTAEIYRLVDQVPEVLESLLVGQDVVVDGTPDVRIVLFVRLREGVTLDEALRQQIRALVRAEASPHHVPKVILAVPDLPRTVSGKVTELAVRDVLHGRPVVNGDALANPDALDAFRALVASGALEAAPS comes from the coding sequence ATGACCGCCGTCTGGACCCCGGACCCCCGCCACGCCGCCCATTCCCAGCTGGCGCGCTTCCATCACCTGATGCGCGCGGCCCACGGTGCGGCCGCCGTGGGTGACGACTACGCGCACCTCCACACCTGGTCGGTGCGCGAGCGGGGCACCTTCTGGCGCGAGCTGAGCCGGCTGTGTGACGTCTCCGCCACCGCCATCGAGGGGCGCGACCCCTTCAGCCCCGCCGGCACGGGGCTCGACCACATGGCGCCCCCGACGCAGGACGGTGGTCCGCACTGGTTCCCGAACGCCCGCCTGAATTACGCCGAGCACCTCGTGAAGCACCGGGATCGCGGCACGGCACTCGTCGCGTGGACGGAGCGCGGCTGGACGCGCAGCTGGACGTACGAGGAGCTGTTCGCCGATGTCTCCCGCATCACGCAGGGGCTGCGTGCGATCGGGGTGCGCAAGGGCGATCGGGTTGCGGCGTTCATGCCGAACGTCGGTGAGACGATCATCGCCATGATCGCGACCACCGCGCTTGGCGCCGTCTGGACCTCGTGCTCACCGGACTTCGGCAACCGCGGCGTGATCGACCGCTTTGGCCAGGTCACACCGAAGGTGCTCATCACCACCGACGGCTACCGGTACGGCGGCAAGGTGTTCGAGACGCTCACGCGTGCCTGCGAGATCCGCGACGCGCTCCCGTCGGTCGAGCACCTCGTGGTGGTGCCGTACGTGAAGGCGGAGCCCTCCCTCCGCGGCATCGACGACGCCGTTGCCTGGCGCGACCTGGGGCGCGACGAACCACCCGACCTCTTCCCGGTCACGCGGGTGCCGTTCGAGCATCCGCTGTTCATCATGTACTCGTCGGGGACGACGGGGCTGCCGAAGTGCCTCGTGCACGGCCACGGCGGCACGCTGCTCCAGCACTTCAAGGAGCATGTGCTGCACGGCGACCTGCGACGCAGCAGCCGCATTTTCTACTACACGACCTGCGGCTGGATGATGTGGAACTGGCTCGCCAGCGCACTCGCCGTGGGAGCCACCGTCGTGCTCTACGACGGCGCCCCGATGCCGCCCGCCGAGAGTGACATCCTGTGGCGGCTGGCCGCCGAGGAGAAGCTCACGCACTTCGGCACCAGCGCGAAGTTCCTCGCGATGGCGGAGAAGGTCGGGCACCAGCCATCGACCGGGCACGACCTCGATGCGCTGGAGGTGATCTACAGCACCGGCAGCCCCCTCGCCGGCCATTCGTACGACTGGGTGCGCGACACCATCTCACCCGAGGTGCGGCTGAGCAGCATCAGCGGTGGCACCGACATCCTCTCCTGCTTCGCCCTCGGCGCCCCCACGTTGCCGGTGCATCGCGGCGAGCTGCAGTGCCTCGGGCTCGGCATGGCGGTCGAGGTCTGGGATGGCGACGGCACCCCCGTCATCGGCATGCCCGGGGAACTCGTGTGCACCAGGCCCTTCCCGAGCATGCCGGTGTGCTTCTGGGATGACGCCGACGGTGCACGCTACCGCGCCGCATACTTCGGGCACTACGACGGGGCGTGGCGCCACGGCGACTGGGCGCAGCGCACGCCGCACCACGGACTCGTGATCCTAGGGCGCAGCGACGCCACGCTCAATCCGGGCGGCGTGCGCATCGGGACGGCGGAGATCTACCGGCTGGTGGATCAGGTGCCGGAGGTGCTCGAGAGCCTGCTGGTGGGACAGGACGTGGTGGTCGACGGCACGCCGGACGTGCGCATCGTGCTCTTCGTGCGCCTGCGTGAGGGCGTCACGCTCGACGAGGCGCTCCGGCAGCAGATCCGGGCGCTCGTGCGGGCCGAGGCCAGCCCGCACCACGTGCCGAAGGTGATTCTCGCGGTGCCGGACCTGCCGCGCACCGTGAGTGGCAAGGTCACCGAGCTGGCCGTGCGTGACGTGCTGCACGGGCGGCCGGTGGTCAACGGCGATGCGCTCGCCAATCCGGATGCGCTGGACGCCTTCCGCGCACTGGTGGCCTCCGGCGCGCTGGAGGCCGCGCCCTCCTGA
- a CDS encoding S9 family peptidase produces the protein MAEAQRPAPPVAPKVPVSVTRHGETLTDDYAWFRDRTNPAVTSHLEAENAYTAAMTAPTQPLRDALYAELVGRIKETDLSVPTFDAPYWYYTRTEQGKPYPVYCRKLTSLEAREEVIFDQNREARGRSFFSLGGFEVSPDHNLLAVLVDTTGYEDFTLRVKDLRTGRYLRDRRERLGFGLAWASDNRTLFYMTTDSAKRGDRVWRHVIGLPVRQDVMVHHEPDVLFNVGVQRLRSGKFITISSGSFTQGETRVIDAARPAQPARLVAARRAGVEYEVEHGNGWFWIVTNDAAPNFRIARVRDDSRDLSAWEEWLAPRADVFVEQVSVFAGHAVTSERRAGLRRLRITDLATGVPHDIGFPEAAYGVSLAANPMFETASLRFTYSSLVTPSTVIDYDMRTRDRVVKKQQEVLGGYDPTKYGVERRMAPARDGTLVPVSIVYRLPLERDGRRPLLEYAYGSYGANTEATFSSNRVSLLDRGVIYAIAHVRGGQEMGRAWYDDGKMLKKMNTVTDFIDVGEFLVAEGYTARDRMLANGGSAGGLLMGVVANMRPDLYTAIVAAVPFVDVINTMSDASIPLTAQEWEQWGNPAQAAEYAYMRAYSPYENVARQAYPAMLVTSGLNDSRVAYWEPTKWVARLRERKTDANPLLLRMNMGAGHGGSSGRYERLREIAFDYAFMLDRVGLSGRIVP, from the coding sequence ATGGCTGAGGCCCAGCGCCCCGCGCCTCCGGTCGCGCCGAAGGTGCCGGTCTCCGTGACGCGGCATGGCGAAACGCTCACGGACGACTACGCGTGGTTCCGGGACCGCACCAACCCGGCCGTGACATCGCACCTCGAGGCGGAGAACGCGTACACCGCGGCCATGACCGCCCCCACGCAGCCGCTGCGCGATGCGCTCTACGCGGAGCTGGTGGGGCGCATCAAGGAGACGGACCTCAGCGTCCCGACCTTCGATGCGCCGTACTGGTACTACACCCGCACCGAGCAGGGGAAGCCGTACCCGGTCTATTGCCGCAAGCTCACGTCGCTCGAGGCGCGTGAGGAGGTGATCTTCGACCAGAACCGCGAGGCACGCGGCCGGAGCTTCTTCAGCCTCGGCGGCTTCGAGGTGAGTCCGGACCACAACCTGCTGGCCGTCCTGGTGGACACCACCGGCTACGAGGACTTCACGCTCCGGGTGAAGGACCTCCGCACCGGACGGTACCTCCGTGACCGCCGCGAGCGCCTCGGGTTCGGGCTGGCGTGGGCGAGCGACAACCGCACGCTCTTCTACATGACCACCGACAGCGCGAAGCGCGGCGACCGGGTCTGGCGGCACGTCATCGGGTTGCCGGTGCGGCAGGACGTGATGGTGCACCATGAGCCGGACGTCCTGTTCAACGTGGGCGTGCAACGCCTGCGCAGCGGGAAATTCATCACGATCTCGTCGGGCAGCTTCACCCAGGGGGAGACGCGCGTGATCGATGCCGCGCGGCCGGCACAGCCCGCGCGGCTGGTGGCGGCGCGGCGGGCGGGGGTGGAGTACGAGGTGGAGCACGGGAACGGGTGGTTCTGGATCGTGACGAACGACGCGGCCCCGAACTTCCGCATCGCCCGGGTGCGCGATGACAGCCGCGACCTCTCGGCCTGGGAGGAGTGGCTTGCGCCGCGCGCCGACGTGTTCGTGGAGCAGGTATCGGTGTTCGCCGGCCATGCCGTCACCAGTGAGCGCCGCGCGGGGCTCCGCCGTCTGCGGATCACGGATCTCGCCACCGGCGTGCCGCACGACATCGGCTTCCCGGAGGCGGCCTACGGGGTGTCGCTGGCGGCGAACCCGATGTTCGAGACCGCCTCGCTGCGCTTCACCTATTCCTCGCTGGTGACGCCGTCCACGGTCATCGACTACGACATGCGCACGCGCGACCGGGTGGTGAAGAAGCAGCAGGAGGTGCTGGGCGGCTACGATCCCACGAAGTACGGCGTCGAGCGACGGATGGCCCCCGCACGCGACGGCACCCTGGTGCCGGTGTCGATCGTCTACCGGCTGCCGCTGGAACGCGATGGACGGCGTCCGCTGCTCGAGTACGCGTATGGCTCCTACGGTGCGAACACGGAAGCCACCTTCAGCTCGAACCGCGTGTCGCTGCTCGATCGCGGGGTGATCTACGCCATCGCGCACGTGCGCGGCGGGCAGGAGATGGGGCGGGCCTGGTACGACGACGGGAAGATGCTGAAGAAGATGAACACCGTCACCGACTTCATCGACGTGGGGGAGTTCCTGGTGGCCGAGGGGTACACCGCGCGCGACCGCATGCTCGCGAACGGCGGGAGCGCGGGTGGGCTGCTGATGGGGGTGGTGGCGAACATGCGCCCCGACCTCTACACGGCGATCGTCGCCGCCGTGCCCTTCGTCGACGTGATCAACACGATGTCGGATGCCAGCATCCCGCTCACGGCGCAGGAGTGGGAACAGTGGGGCAACCCGGCGCAGGCCGCCGAGTATGCGTACATGCGCGCCTACTCTCCCTACGAGAACGTCGCGCGGCAGGCCTATCCCGCGATGCTCGTGACGAGCGGCCTGAATGACAGCCGCGTGGCGTACTGGGAACCGACGAAGTGGGTGGCCCGGTTGCGCGAGCGGAAGACCGATGCCAATCCCCTGCTCCTGCGCATGAACATGGGCGCGGGTCACGGCGGCAGCAGCGGGCGGTACGAGCGCCTGCGCGAGATCGCGTTCGACTACGCGTTCATGCTCGACCGGGTGGGGCTCTCGGGGCGCATCGTGCCCTGA
- the hppD gene encoding 4-hydroxyphenylpyruvate dioxygenase — protein MATQTRPDDAATHDTFPINGTDHVEFLVGNAKQAAHFYRTAFGFQLVAYRGPETGERETCSYVLQQNRIRLVLTSAFDPAHWINEHVRRHGDGVKDIALWVDDAREAFRLAVERGATPWRAPEVREDAHGRVVTASFCTYGETVHTLVERSDYTGAFMPGYEPRGSDLVTAPVGLEYVDHCVGNVELGDMNRWVKFYEDVMGFRNLISFDDKDISTEYSSLMSKVVASGNDRIKFPINEPAAGKKKSQIDEYLEFYRGAGVQHLALITHDIIGTVTALRARGIEFLRVPTTYYDTLLDRVGQIDEDLEPLKELGILVDRDDEGYLLQIFSKPVQDRPTVFYEIIQRKGARSFGKGNFKALFEAIEREQALRGNL, from the coding sequence ATGGCGACGCAGACCAGGCCCGACGACGCGGCCACGCACGACACGTTCCCGATCAACGGTACCGACCATGTCGAGTTCCTCGTCGGCAACGCGAAACAGGCAGCGCACTTCTACCGCACCGCCTTCGGGTTCCAGCTCGTGGCCTACCGCGGCCCCGAGACCGGCGAGCGTGAGACCTGCTCCTACGTCCTGCAGCAGAACCGGATCCGGCTGGTGCTCACCAGCGCCTTCGACCCCGCCCACTGGATCAACGAGCACGTGCGTCGGCACGGCGACGGGGTCAAGGACATCGCGCTCTGGGTGGATGACGCCCGCGAGGCGTTCCGGCTGGCGGTCGAGCGCGGTGCCACCCCCTGGCGGGCACCCGAGGTGCGCGAGGATGCCCACGGCCGTGTGGTCACCGCCAGCTTCTGCACCTACGGCGAGACGGTCCACACCCTCGTCGAGCGCAGCGACTACACCGGTGCCTTCATGCCGGGCTACGAGCCGCGCGGCTCGGACCTCGTCACCGCCCCCGTCGGACTCGAGTACGTGGATCATTGCGTCGGCAACGTCGAACTCGGCGACATGAACCGCTGGGTGAAGTTCTACGAGGACGTGATGGGCTTCCGGAACCTCATCAGCTTCGATGACAAGGACATCAGCACCGAGTACAGCTCGCTGATGTCGAAGGTCGTGGCCAGCGGCAATGACCGCATCAAGTTCCCGATCAACGAGCCGGCCGCCGGCAAGAAGAAGAGCCAGATCGACGAGTACCTCGAGTTCTACCGCGGCGCCGGCGTGCAGCACCTGGCGCTCATCACGCACGACATCATCGGGACCGTCACCGCGCTGCGCGCGCGCGGGATCGAGTTCCTGCGCGTCCCCACCACATACTACGACACCCTCCTCGACCGCGTCGGGCAGATCGACGAGGACCTCGAGCCGCTGAAGGAGCTCGGCATCCTCGTGGATCGTGACGACGAGGGGTACCTGCTGCAGATCTTCAGCAAGCCGGTGCAGGACCGCCCGACGGTCTTCTACGAGATCATCCAGCGGAAGGGCGCCCGCAGCTTCGGCAAGGGGAACTTCAAGGCGCTGTTCGAGGCCATCGAGCGCGAGCAGGCGCTGCGCGGCAACCTCTGA
- a CDS encoding homogentisate 1,2-dioxygenase, with the protein MPYYHSLGSVPQKRHTVHRRPDGGIYSEQLMGHEGFTGTSALLYHIHPPTTVRSVRRLRDMRLEAEDEEVLKHRKWFTSRLTPGGSPTLDRVPLVFNADIAMYYVAPDVTDEHFYRNAQADEVVYVARGQGIVETQFGDLPYREGDYVVIHRGIMHRWKLDPTSPTNLLVHESRGHVRSPKRYRNEFGQLIEGAPYSERDFGIPRVLKTYDEMGDFRILVKQYDALQELILDHHPFDVVGWDGCFYPWTFNIHDFEPIVGRVHQPPPVHQTFQGDGFVICSFCPRPYDFDPNAIPAPYNHSNVDSDELIFYASDDFMSRKGIEFGAITLHPDGIPHGPHPGRMEASIGQKETRELAVMMDSFRPLRVAKAVAGIEDPAYHTSWIEAQHGRVAAP; encoded by the coding sequence GTGCCCTACTATCACTCACTCGGCAGCGTCCCGCAGAAGCGCCACACGGTGCATCGCCGTCCGGATGGCGGCATCTATTCCGAACAGCTCATGGGCCACGAGGGCTTCACGGGCACCTCGGCGCTGCTCTACCACATCCATCCGCCCACCACGGTGCGCAGCGTGCGCCGCCTGCGTGACATGCGGCTCGAGGCCGAGGACGAGGAGGTCCTCAAACACCGGAAGTGGTTCACCTCGCGGCTCACGCCGGGGGGCAGTCCCACGCTCGATCGCGTGCCGCTGGTGTTCAACGCCGATATCGCCATGTACTACGTGGCGCCGGATGTCACGGACGAGCACTTCTACCGGAATGCCCAGGCCGACGAGGTGGTGTATGTCGCTCGCGGGCAGGGCATCGTCGAGACCCAGTTCGGCGACCTGCCGTACCGCGAAGGTGACTACGTCGTGATCCACCGTGGCATCATGCACCGCTGGAAGCTCGACCCCACCAGTCCGACGAACCTGCTCGTGCACGAGAGCCGCGGGCATGTCCGCTCGCCGAAGCGCTACCGCAACGAGTTCGGCCAGCTGATCGAGGGGGCGCCGTACTCGGAGCGCGACTTCGGCATCCCGCGGGTGCTGAAGACGTACGACGAGATGGGAGACTTCCGCATCCTCGTCAAGCAGTACGACGCGCTGCAGGAGCTGATTCTGGACCACCACCCGTTCGACGTCGTCGGCTGGGATGGCTGCTTCTACCCATGGACGTTCAACATCCACGATTTCGAGCCGATCGTCGGCCGCGTCCACCAGCCACCGCCGGTGCACCAGACCTTCCAGGGCGACGGGTTCGTCATCTGCTCGTTCTGCCCGCGGCCGTACGACTTCGACCCCAACGCCATTCCCGCACCGTACAACCACAGCAACGTCGATTCGGATGAGCTGATCTTCTATGCATCGGATGACTTCATGAGCCGGAAGGGGATCGAGTTCGGGGCGATCACCCTGCATCCGGACGGGATCCCGCACGGCCCGCACCCGGGCCGGATGGAGGCGAGCATCGGGCAGAAGGAGACGCGCGAGCTGGCGGTGATGATGGATTCCTTCCGGCCGCTGCGGGTGGCGAAGGCGGTGGCGGGGATCGAGGATCCGGCGTACCACACCAGCTGGATCGAGGCGCAACACGGGCGGGTCGCGGCGCCGTAA
- a CDS encoding PEP-CTERM sorting domain-containing protein — translation MLKRMRIPAAAAALALVAGTAGGQAIISNGTVKLGINAQGHLNNAGVGLRYITPAREYESTSDGCECEGWGVGVRSGGVVTSWGGANDAVGGVTNLTNIGFTSDASSATSTVRLTSGATLQISHEYKPSSVPNLYEVNITITNTGAATIDDVVYRRVMDWDIQPTAFSENVRISGWGATNLIGAGDNGFLSAQPLSMTGSVNGCTIAGSSAVCNGNFETSVSRDRGSFFDFSFGALAAGESRAFQTFYGAAGTLDGLLAALGSVGAEVYTAAWCAGGSSACSGKAGPGVFGYGFKGVGGTKPPELPGGPSVVPEPSTYALLATGLVGLVGISRRRRNVA, via the coding sequence ATGTTGAAGCGAATGCGGATTCCCGCTGCCGCCGCAGCCCTCGCCCTCGTGGCAGGCACTGCAGGCGGACAGGCGATCATCTCCAACGGCACGGTCAAGCTCGGCATCAATGCCCAGGGGCATCTGAACAACGCCGGCGTCGGCCTCCGCTACATCACGCCGGCCCGGGAGTACGAGTCGACCTCCGACGGCTGTGAGTGTGAAGGCTGGGGCGTGGGCGTCCGTTCCGGCGGCGTCGTGACCTCGTGGGGCGGTGCGAACGATGCCGTCGGCGGCGTGACGAACCTGACGAACATCGGCTTCACGAGCGACGCGTCCTCGGCCACCTCGACGGTGCGCCTGACCAGCGGTGCCACCCTCCAGATCTCGCACGAGTACAAGCCGAGCAGCGTGCCGAACCTGTACGAGGTGAACATCACCATCACCAACACCGGCGCTGCGACGATCGATGACGTCGTCTACCGCCGCGTGATGGACTGGGACATCCAGCCCACCGCCTTCAGCGAGAACGTCCGTATCTCCGGCTGGGGCGCCACCAACCTGATCGGCGCCGGCGACAACGGCTTCCTCTCGGCCCAGCCGCTGAGCATGACCGGTTCGGTCAACGGCTGCACGATTGCCGGCTCCTCGGCTGTCTGCAACGGGAACTTCGAGACCAGCGTGAGCCGCGATCGCGGGTCGTTCTTCGACTTCAGCTTCGGCGCCCTGGCCGCCGGTGAGTCCCGCGCGTTCCAGACGTTCTACGGCGCAGCCGGCACGCTCGACGGCCTGCTGGCCGCCCTCGGCTCGGTTGGCGCCGAGGTCTACACCGCTGCCTGGTGTGCCGGTGGTTCCTCGGCATGCTCCGGCAAGGCCGGCCCGGGCGTCTTCGGGTATGGCTTCAAGGGCGTCGGCGGCACCAAGCCGCCCGAGCTCCCGGGTGGTCCGAGCGTCGTGCCGGAGCCGTCCACCTACGCGCTGCTCGCCACGGGCCTGGTCGGCTTGGTCGGCATCAGCCGCCGTCGCCGCAACGTGGCCTGA
- a CDS encoding APC family permease: MGGRDHRGAEAHAEPRARPHARHHLLVRAVGAQHRPPHGRDHHAGWREGASSVAAPEHRTPPRRCPLIAEATAPVAARASGPPAPRLRLLGLVFVLYFTVSGGAFTLETLVATVGPVIALSALIVIPVFWAIPEALLIGELASMLPVEGGYYRWVQRAFGDGWGFQNAWCTWLYSLVEMSLYPAIVIQYLGAFAPGLTRGWIVLVTLVVIWVPTLLNLRGAVPVGRVSVLIGILVLACFGLLALFALPRITHAPWATLGPTEPVRWSSLGTGLSLALWNWIGWDNASTVCGEIEDAERTYPRALALAVPLVALGYLVPLLPALAADDWRTWREGGWPDIARAVAGPAGPPLAVAIIVLAMLSATAMFNSLLLAYSRIPLIVARDGLLPRWLAVTDTRGVPRRSILLASTLYSGIALLPFSELISADVLLYAVALALEFAALIRLRRTEPTLRGSFRLPIGRGGLVLLALCPMVILVGVSALELQAGEFGGRALLVAAATAAAGPLVFTALARRRERGRATSAAPPSRG; the protein is encoded by the coding sequence CTGGGTGGTCGAGACCATCGAGGCGCCGAAGCGCACGCGGAGCCCCGCGCTCGCCCGCACGCACGTCACCACCTTCTGGTACGCGCCGTCGGTGCGCAACATCGTCCGCCTCATGGTCGTGACCACCACGCCGGGTGGCGTGAAGGAGCTTCGTCGGTCGCAGCTCCGGAGCATCGAACACCCCCGCGCCGGTGCCCGCTGATCGCTGAGGCCACCGCGCCCGTCGCGGCGCGCGCATCGGGACCGCCCGCGCCGCGCCTCAGGCTCCTCGGCCTCGTCTTCGTCCTCTACTTCACCGTCTCGGGTGGTGCCTTCACCCTCGAGACGCTGGTCGCGACCGTCGGGCCCGTCATCGCGCTCTCGGCGCTGATCGTGATCCCGGTCTTCTGGGCCATCCCGGAAGCGCTGCTGATCGGTGAACTGGCCAGCATGCTCCCGGTCGAGGGCGGCTACTACCGCTGGGTGCAGCGCGCATTCGGCGACGGCTGGGGCTTCCAGAACGCGTGGTGCACCTGGCTCTACTCGCTGGTCGAGATGTCGCTGTATCCGGCGATCGTCATCCAGTACCTCGGTGCGTTCGCACCGGGCCTCACGCGCGGCTGGATCGTGCTCGTGACGCTGGTGGTGATCTGGGTGCCCACGCTCCTCAACCTGCGCGGCGCCGTGCCGGTGGGACGGGTGTCGGTGCTCATCGGCATCCTCGTCCTCGCCTGCTTCGGCCTGCTGGCCCTGTTCGCGCTGCCGCGCATAACACATGCGCCATGGGCGACGCTCGGCCCGACGGAGCCCGTGCGATGGTCGTCGCTTGGGACGGGGCTCAGCCTCGCGCTCTGGAACTGGATCGGCTGGGACAACGCCAGCACCGTCTGCGGTGAGATCGAGGATGCCGAGCGCACCTATCCCCGGGCGCTGGCGCTCGCCGTGCCGCTGGTGGCGCTGGGCTACCTCGTGCCGCTGCTGCCCGCGCTCGCCGCCGACGACTGGCGCACCTGGCGCGAGGGGGGATGGCCCGACATCGCGCGGGCGGTCGCGGGGCCGGCCGGCCCGCCACTGGCCGTCGCGATCATCGTGCTCGCCATGCTCAGCGCCACGGCGATGTTCAACTCGCTGCTCCTCGCCTATTCACGCATCCCGCTGATCGTGGCGCGTGATGGACTGCTCCCGCGCTGGCTGGCGGTGACGGATACGCGTGGAGTTCCGCGGCGCTCCATCCTCCTCGCCTCGACGCTCTACAGCGGCATCGCACTGCTGCCGTTCTCCGAACTCATCTCGGCCGACGTGCTGCTCTACGCCGTGGCGCTCGCGCTGGAGTTCGCGGCACTGATCCGGCTCCGTCGCACCGAGCCGACACTGCGGGGGTCGTTCCGACTCCCCATCGGGCGCGGCGGACTGGTGCTCCTGGCGCTCTGCCCGATGGTGATCCTCGTCGGTGTCTCCGCGCTGGAGCTGCAGGCGGGGGAGTTCGGGGGGCGGGCCTTGCTGGTGGCTGCGGCGACCGCCGCGGCCGGCCCCCTCGTCTTCACCGCGCTCGCCCGGCGCCGGGAGCGGGGTCGGGCGACGTCGGCGGCACCCCCGTCGCGGGGGTGA
- a CDS encoding DUF502 domain-containing protein has protein sequence MRRLAGYFLRGLVIMAPLALTVYVCYSIVTAIDSWVPVAIPGVGFAITIGLITLVGALGSNVLADSLVGLLDGVLEKLPFIRLLYGTAKDFFEAFVGDKRRFDTAVMVTLYPGSEAKALGFMTRRDVSMFGLTDHVAVYLPHSYAFTGQLVLVPSQHVTLVQAGSAELMTFIVSGGVTEKSNGSGFTPATGVPPTSPDPAPGAGRAR, from the coding sequence ATGCGACGCCTGGCTGGCTATTTCCTCCGCGGACTCGTGATCATGGCGCCGCTCGCGCTCACGGTCTACGTCTGCTACTCGATCGTCACGGCCATCGACAGCTGGGTGCCGGTGGCGATCCCCGGCGTCGGCTTCGCCATCACGATCGGCCTCATCACGCTGGTCGGCGCGCTGGGCTCGAACGTGCTCGCCGATTCGCTGGTGGGCCTGCTCGATGGCGTGCTCGAGAAGCTGCCCTTCATCCGCCTTCTCTACGGCACGGCGAAGGACTTCTTCGAGGCGTTCGTCGGCGACAAGAGGCGCTTCGACACGGCCGTGATGGTCACGCTCTACCCGGGCTCGGAGGCCAAGGCGCTCGGCTTCATGACGCGGCGCGACGTGTCGATGTTCGGGCTCACCGACCATGTCGCCGTGTACCTGCCGCACAGCTACGCCTTCACGGGCCAGCTCGTGCTCGTGCCGTCGCAGCACGTGACGCTGGTGCAGGCCGGCAGCGCGGAACTCATGACGTTCATCGTCTCCGGTGGCGTGACGGAGAAGTCGAACGGGAGCGGATTCACCCCCGCGACGGGGGTGCCGCCGACGTCGCCCGACCCCGCTCCCGGCGCCGGGCGAGCGCGGTGA